The following coding sequences lie in one Xylocopa sonorina isolate GNS202 chromosome 7, iyXylSono1_principal, whole genome shotgun sequence genomic window:
- the Eif2beta gene encoding eukaryotic translation initiation factor 2 subunit beta isoform X2, which yields MTEEDSVFDPTLKKKKKKKKTTFDLDAAFNEAGSTGDAMETSGDKENQEPEPPVPAEDDDTLDLENFGRKKKKKKKAFNLDELDTALPDTKKEDIVEQQTEEVAVDDTFDLDMDFSKTKKKKKKKKDLDELVAEEERKEIEDKENEDTSLWVGSDRDYTYDELLVRVFNIMREKNPDMVAGKKQKFVMRPPQVVRIGTKKTSFANFTEICKTLHRQPKHLLDFLLAELGTSGSVDGNSQLIIKGRFQQKQIENVLRRYIKEYVTCHTCRSPDTILQKDTRLFFLQCETCGSRCSVASIKSGFQAVTGKRAAIRAKTA from the exons ATGACTGAAGAAGACTCG GTATTTGATCCTACtctgaaaaagaaaaagaagaagaagaaaactaCCTTTGATCTTGATGCTGCATTTAATGAAGCTGGTAGTACGGGAGATGCTATGGAAACTAGTGGTGACAAAGAGAATCAGGAGCCAGAGCCTCCTGTGCCAGCCGAAGATGATGATACATTGGATCTAGAAAACTTtgggaggaagaaaaagaagaagaaaaaagcaTTTAATTTAGATGAACTTGATACAGCTTTGCCAGATACAAAAAAAGAG GATATTGTCGAACAGCAAACTGAAGAAGTTGCCGTCGATGATACCTTTGACTTGGATATGGACTTCTCGAagactaaaaagaaaaaaaagaaaaagaaagatctAGATGAGTTAGTGGCTGAAGAAGAACGTAAAGAAATTGAAGATAAAGAAAATg AGGACACAAGTTTGTGGGTTGGATCGGATAGAGACTATACATACGATGAATTACTGGTAAGAGTATTTAATATTATGAGGGAAAAGAACCCTGACATGGTTGCTGGTAAAAAACAAAAGTTCGTCATGCGTCCTCCTCAAGTAGTACGTATAGGTACCAAGAAGACATCTTTTGCCAACTTCACAGAA aTATGTAAAACACTCCATAGGCAACCAAAACATTTACTTGACTTTTTACTCGCTGAGTTAGGAACTAGTGGTTCTGTTGATGGAAACAGTCAACTTATTATTAAGGGCCGTTTCCAACAGAAACAAATAGAAAATGTTCTTAGGAGATACATTAAAGAATACGTTACCTGCCACACTTGTCGTTCTCCAGATACAATCCTTCAAAAAGATACTCGACTATTTTTCTTACAGTGCGAGACTTGTGGCTCAAGATGTTCAGTAGCTAGCATAAAATCTGGTTTCCag
- the Eif2beta gene encoding eukaryotic translation initiation factor 2 subunit beta isoform X1 produces the protein MTEEDSVFDPTLKKKKKKKKTTFDLDAAFNEAGSTGDAMETSGDKENQEPEPPVPAEDDDTLDLENFGRKKKKKKKAFNLDELDTALPDTKKEDIVEQQTEEVAVDDTFDLDMDFSKTKKKKKKKKDLDELVAEEERKEIEDKENGCTESERSAEYEDTSLWVGSDRDYTYDELLVRVFNIMREKNPDMVAGKKQKFVMRPPQVVRIGTKKTSFANFTEICKTLHRQPKHLLDFLLAELGTSGSVDGNSQLIIKGRFQQKQIENVLRRYIKEYVTCHTCRSPDTILQKDTRLFFLQCETCGSRCSVASIKSGFQAVTGKRAAIRAKTA, from the exons ATGACTGAAGAAGACTCG GTATTTGATCCTACtctgaaaaagaaaaagaagaagaagaaaactaCCTTTGATCTTGATGCTGCATTTAATGAAGCTGGTAGTACGGGAGATGCTATGGAAACTAGTGGTGACAAAGAGAATCAGGAGCCAGAGCCTCCTGTGCCAGCCGAAGATGATGATACATTGGATCTAGAAAACTTtgggaggaagaaaaagaagaagaaaaaagcaTTTAATTTAGATGAACTTGATACAGCTTTGCCAGATACAAAAAAAGAG GATATTGTCGAACAGCAAACTGAAGAAGTTGCCGTCGATGATACCTTTGACTTGGATATGGACTTCTCGAagactaaaaagaaaaaaaagaaaaagaaagatctAGATGAGTTAGTGGCTGAAGAAGAACGTAAAGAAATTGAAGATAAAGAAAATg GCTGCACTGAATCTGAGCGAAGTGCAGAGTATG AGGACACAAGTTTGTGGGTTGGATCGGATAGAGACTATACATACGATGAATTACTGGTAAGAGTATTTAATATTATGAGGGAAAAGAACCCTGACATGGTTGCTGGTAAAAAACAAAAGTTCGTCATGCGTCCTCCTCAAGTAGTACGTATAGGTACCAAGAAGACATCTTTTGCCAACTTCACAGAA aTATGTAAAACACTCCATAGGCAACCAAAACATTTACTTGACTTTTTACTCGCTGAGTTAGGAACTAGTGGTTCTGTTGATGGAAACAGTCAACTTATTATTAAGGGCCGTTTCCAACAGAAACAAATAGAAAATGTTCTTAGGAGATACATTAAAGAATACGTTACCTGCCACACTTGTCGTTCTCCAGATACAATCCTTCAAAAAGATACTCGACTATTTTTCTTACAGTGCGAGACTTGTGGCTCAAGATGTTCAGTAGCTAGCATAAAATCTGGTTTCCag
- the Spir gene encoding spire type actin nucleation factor isoform X1, with amino-acid sequence MAPFCVCSMIEMTTHKGISTSCEDGLDVSDEEKRATRNKARETTMQRPKCKLDANGRLNLKDILLSFNGPVSQEQAWALCYQTAKSLSHFPENGLHELSDLSQIVLHKDGDVWLGELIDSEKPCVSEKKAMFSLGMMIFKALDFGLDEQEERPLSPDLEALITLMTSTDQKIEGEMEERPQETDDEGIERDSSDADVDEFVSQKNNDTYEERSSMYSLKYVMQLCTRHMQAPVESAEAHYKAVIRAFVAEALELSQFLDTVAADKLQASQREAANSDNNKQTSLSVQNLDTLDFIDWTDIRIWRAIQARFWVQVIQELRKGVKLKKVEANLGSKTNIRGRGKGAEFELTPYEILMDDIRERRYNLRKTPSPTPHLRKDAHAVILEFIRSRPPLKKASDRQLPPLQKEWTLRELLMESIKKPPNLRSSRNRYVPKNERTSPLNDHTASSGDVKDNDSSAVPKPPRRDLDGSSTTTGRRKVIPVDFDLKLDAEDEDDDDDYNDEFAVTRFEEEDEASNYWQLKEDYSFVDRSSARSRHKDQRDDDESDSANPWRKTGGLRLTRNEYHRFCDTQLESYDLATQCPSRRASARKHAAKRSIALTALTGTTSLPHSRPQSRQHAGTTESTLSQGPSPNISVNPSPSLSPQPRARQPRRSQTIAEGAKDAEDQNEDWQDDKGQKPTLGDMFLDERLSLTLEEIVHIRSVLTKAELESLPVEGRVKEDVEKRRVCFLCLKTRFGLLGPWGQRCRLCERTVCVKCYSKMRIPTEHFAHVPVVLLSPGLLLSPSSSEPDTSKSSWLRAGGAAGSAPASPASRRKDSSLKSVTPSSTPTTTPVLILTPTSTPPSHARRETENQEKRSYKGSGSPANVPSPKAFSSFTSHLPEQRLAAERLRGVSMVVCHDCRIMVIQIIKSSRTTRATIRNNVISRLTLNLSPAYV; translated from the exons ATGGCTCCCTTTTGTGTTTGTTCTATGAT AGAAATGACCACGCATAAAGGAATCTCGACGTCGTGCGAGGACGGCCTCGATGTTTCCGACGAGGAGAAGAGAGCGACAAGGAATAAAGCAAGGGAAACGACGATGCAAAGGCCGAAGTGCAAACTAGACGCGAACGGCCGGCTAAATCTGAAGGACATCCTTCTGTCTTTCAATGGACCGGTCAGCCAGGAGCAAGCATGGGCTCTCTGTTATCAAACGGCCAAGAGTTTGTCACACTTCCCAGAGAACGGTCTTCACGAGTTATCGGACTTATCGCAGATCGTCCTTCACAAGGATGGCGATGTTTGGCTTGGCGAACTAATCG ATTCGGAAAAACCCTGTGTGTCTGAGAAAAAG GCAATGTTCTCGTTAGGCATGATGATATTCAAAGCGCTTGATTTCGGCCTAGACGAGCAAGAAGAAAGGCCTTTGTCGCCAGACCTAGAAGCTCTTATAACGTTAATGACTAGTACAGATCAaa AAATCGAAGGAGAAATGGAAGAACGACCACAGGAAACGGACGATGAAGGTATCGAACGAGACTCGAGTGACGCCGACGTAGACGAGTTTGTCTCACAAAAGAATAACGATACGTATGAAGAAAGGTCGTCTATGTATTCCTTAAAATATGTAATGCAA ttGTGCACCAGGCATATGCAAGCCCCAGTCGAATCTGCGGAAGCTCACTATAAGGCAGTAATACGGGCATTCGTAGCAGAGGCACTGGAATTGTCCCAGTTTTTAGATACAGTCGCGGCCGACAAATTGCAGGCTAGTCAAAGAGAGGCTGCCAACAGCGATAACAATAAGCAAACCTCGTTGTCTGTTCAGAACCTCGACACGTTAGATTTCATTGATTGG ACTGACATTAGGATTTGGAGGGCTATACAA GCAAGATTTTGGGTACAAGTTATCCAAGAGTTGCGGAAAGGCGTGAAACTGAAAAAAGTAGAAGCAAATTTGGGTTCAAAGACTAACATACGTGGACGCGGAAAGGGGGCTGAATTTGAATTAACACCGTACGAAATTCTGATGGATGACATTCGAGAAAGAAGGTATAATCTGAGAAAGACACCGTCGCCTACACCACACTTGCGGAAAGACGCGCATGCAGTTATCCTTGAATTTATTCGGAGCAGACCTCCCTTAAAAAAG GCTTCCGACAGACAACTACCACCGCTGCAGAAAGAATGGACACTTCGAGAATTACTCATGGAAAGTATAAAAAAACCACCGAATTTAAGATCATCGCGGAATAGATACGTTCCTAAAAACGAAAGAACATCCCCTCTGAATG ATCATACCGCAAGTAGTGGCGATGTCAAGGATAATGACTCGTCTGCAGTACCGAAACCTCCTCGGCGAGATTTGGACGGCTCCAGTACGACGACAGGCAGAAGAAAAGTAATACCTGTCGATTTTGATTTAAAG CTCGACGCAGaagacgaagacgacgacgacgattacAACGATGAATTTGCAGTAACAAGATTCGAAGAAGAGGACGAAGCATCAAATTATTGGCAATTGAAAGAAGATTACTCGTTTGTGGACAGAAGTAGTGCTCGTAGCAGGCATAAAGATCAAAGGGACGACGATGAATCTGATTCTGCGAATCCTTGGCGAAAAACCGGGGGATTGCGTTTAACGAGAAACGAGTATCATCGCTTCTGCGATACGCAACTTGAAT CTTACGATCTCGCAACGCAGTGTCCGTCTAGAAGAGCATCCGCTCGAAAACACGCTGCAAAGCGTAGTATAGCACTTACAGCGTTGACTGGTACCACTTCTCTTCCTCATTCGAGGCCGCAAAGTCGTCAGCATGCGGGTACGACGGAATCGACGTTGAGCCAGGGACCGAGTCCAAATATCAGTGTAAATCCTAGTCCAAGTCTAAGTCCTCAACCGAGAGCAAGACAACCACGGCGATCGCAAACTATAGCCGAAGGCGCAAAGGATGCCGAAGATCAAAATGAGGATTGGCAAGATGATAAAGGACAG AAGCCTACGTTAGGTGACATGTTCCTAGATGAAAGACTTTCTCTAACTCTCGAGGAGATCGTGCATATTCGTAGTGTATTAACTAAAGCCGAGCTGGAATCTCTGCCCGTAGAAGGACGCGTAAAAGAGGACGTAGAAAAGAGGCGCGTTTGTTTCCTTTGCCTAAAAACTAGGTTCGGATTGTTAGGGCCGTGGGGGCAACGTTGTCGTTTGTGCGAAAGGACTGTGTGCGTGAAATGTTATTCCAAG ATGCGCATTCCAACAGAGCACTTCGCCCATGTCCCGGTAGTTTTACTGTCTCCTGGTCTTCTTCTTTCACCGTCATCCTCGGAACCAGATACAAGCAAAAGTTCTTGGCTAAGAGCAGGTGGGGCAGCTGGATCTGCACCCGCGTCGCCAGCCTCTAGACGCAAGGATTCATCATTGAAAAGCGTAACACCTTCATCCACGCCTACTACGACACCCGTTTTGATACTTACACCGACTTCCACGCCACCTTCTCATGCCCGTCGTGAAACAGAGAATCAAGAGAAAAG AAGTTACAAAGGCAGTGGTAGTCCAGCCAATGTGCCATCACCGAAGGCATTTTCCAGTTTCACCAGTCATCTCCCGGAACAACGATTGGCCGCAGAACGACTGCGAGGCGTCTCCATGGTAGTCTGCCATGACTGTCGTATTATGGTGATACAGATAATTAAAAGTTCAAGAACGACACGGGCTACTATACGCAACAATGTAATTTCGCGACTTACTTTGAATCTTTCGCCAGCCTACGTTTGA
- the Spir gene encoding spire type actin nucleation factor isoform X3 has protein sequence MTTHKGISTSCEDGLDVSDEEKRATRNKARETTMQRPKCKLDANGRLNLKDILLSFNGPVSQEQAWALCYQTAKSLSHFPENGLHELSDLSQIVLHKDGDVWLGELIDSEKPCVSEKKAMFSLGMMIFKALDFGLDEQEERPLSPDLEALITLMTSTDQKIEGEMEERPQETDDEGIERDSSDADVDEFVSQKNNDTYEERSSMYSLKYVMQLCTRHMQAPVESAEAHYKAVIRAFVAEALELSQFLDTVAADKLQASQREAANSDNNKQTSLSVQNLDTLDFIDWTDIRIWRAIQARFWVQVIQELRKGVKLKKVEANLGSKTNIRGRGKGAEFELTPYEILMDDIRERRYNLRKTPSPTPHLRKDAHAVILEFIRSRPPLKKASDRQLPPLQKEWTLRELLMESIKKPPNLRSSRNRYVPKNERTSPLNDHTASSGDVKDNDSSAVPKPPRRDLDGSSTTTGRRKVIPVDFDLKLDAEDEDDDDDYNDEFAVTRFEEEDEASNYWQLKEDYSFVDRSSARSRHKDQRDDDESDSANPWRKTGGLRLTRNEYHRFCDTQLESYDLATQCPSRRASARKHAAKRSIALTALTGTTSLPHSRPQSRQHAGTTESTLSQGPSPNISVNPSPSLSPQPRARQPRRSQTIAEGAKDAEDQNEDWQDDKGQKPTLGDMFLDERLSLTLEEIVHIRSVLTKAELESLPVEGRVKEDVEKRRVCFLCLKTRFGLLGPWGQRCRLCERTVCVKCYSKMRIPTEHFAHVPVVLLSPGLLLSPSSSEPDTSKSSWLRAGGAAGSAPASPASRRKDSSLKSVTPSSTPTTTPVLILTPTSTPPSHARRETENQEKRSYKGSGSPANVPSPKAFSSFTSHLPEQRLAAERLRGVSMVVCHDCRIMVIQIIKSSRTTRATIRNNVISRLTLNLSPAYV, from the exons ATGACCACGCATAAAGGAATCTCGACGTCGTGCGAGGACGGCCTCGATGTTTCCGACGAGGAGAAGAGAGCGACAAGGAATAAAGCAAGGGAAACGACGATGCAAAGGCCGAAGTGCAAACTAGACGCGAACGGCCGGCTAAATCTGAAGGACATCCTTCTGTCTTTCAATGGACCGGTCAGCCAGGAGCAAGCATGGGCTCTCTGTTATCAAACGGCCAAGAGTTTGTCACACTTCCCAGAGAACGGTCTTCACGAGTTATCGGACTTATCGCAGATCGTCCTTCACAAGGATGGCGATGTTTGGCTTGGCGAACTAATCG ATTCGGAAAAACCCTGTGTGTCTGAGAAAAAG GCAATGTTCTCGTTAGGCATGATGATATTCAAAGCGCTTGATTTCGGCCTAGACGAGCAAGAAGAAAGGCCTTTGTCGCCAGACCTAGAAGCTCTTATAACGTTAATGACTAGTACAGATCAaa AAATCGAAGGAGAAATGGAAGAACGACCACAGGAAACGGACGATGAAGGTATCGAACGAGACTCGAGTGACGCCGACGTAGACGAGTTTGTCTCACAAAAGAATAACGATACGTATGAAGAAAGGTCGTCTATGTATTCCTTAAAATATGTAATGCAA ttGTGCACCAGGCATATGCAAGCCCCAGTCGAATCTGCGGAAGCTCACTATAAGGCAGTAATACGGGCATTCGTAGCAGAGGCACTGGAATTGTCCCAGTTTTTAGATACAGTCGCGGCCGACAAATTGCAGGCTAGTCAAAGAGAGGCTGCCAACAGCGATAACAATAAGCAAACCTCGTTGTCTGTTCAGAACCTCGACACGTTAGATTTCATTGATTGG ACTGACATTAGGATTTGGAGGGCTATACAA GCAAGATTTTGGGTACAAGTTATCCAAGAGTTGCGGAAAGGCGTGAAACTGAAAAAAGTAGAAGCAAATTTGGGTTCAAAGACTAACATACGTGGACGCGGAAAGGGGGCTGAATTTGAATTAACACCGTACGAAATTCTGATGGATGACATTCGAGAAAGAAGGTATAATCTGAGAAAGACACCGTCGCCTACACCACACTTGCGGAAAGACGCGCATGCAGTTATCCTTGAATTTATTCGGAGCAGACCTCCCTTAAAAAAG GCTTCCGACAGACAACTACCACCGCTGCAGAAAGAATGGACACTTCGAGAATTACTCATGGAAAGTATAAAAAAACCACCGAATTTAAGATCATCGCGGAATAGATACGTTCCTAAAAACGAAAGAACATCCCCTCTGAATG ATCATACCGCAAGTAGTGGCGATGTCAAGGATAATGACTCGTCTGCAGTACCGAAACCTCCTCGGCGAGATTTGGACGGCTCCAGTACGACGACAGGCAGAAGAAAAGTAATACCTGTCGATTTTGATTTAAAG CTCGACGCAGaagacgaagacgacgacgacgattacAACGATGAATTTGCAGTAACAAGATTCGAAGAAGAGGACGAAGCATCAAATTATTGGCAATTGAAAGAAGATTACTCGTTTGTGGACAGAAGTAGTGCTCGTAGCAGGCATAAAGATCAAAGGGACGACGATGAATCTGATTCTGCGAATCCTTGGCGAAAAACCGGGGGATTGCGTTTAACGAGAAACGAGTATCATCGCTTCTGCGATACGCAACTTGAAT CTTACGATCTCGCAACGCAGTGTCCGTCTAGAAGAGCATCCGCTCGAAAACACGCTGCAAAGCGTAGTATAGCACTTACAGCGTTGACTGGTACCACTTCTCTTCCTCATTCGAGGCCGCAAAGTCGTCAGCATGCGGGTACGACGGAATCGACGTTGAGCCAGGGACCGAGTCCAAATATCAGTGTAAATCCTAGTCCAAGTCTAAGTCCTCAACCGAGAGCAAGACAACCACGGCGATCGCAAACTATAGCCGAAGGCGCAAAGGATGCCGAAGATCAAAATGAGGATTGGCAAGATGATAAAGGACAG AAGCCTACGTTAGGTGACATGTTCCTAGATGAAAGACTTTCTCTAACTCTCGAGGAGATCGTGCATATTCGTAGTGTATTAACTAAAGCCGAGCTGGAATCTCTGCCCGTAGAAGGACGCGTAAAAGAGGACGTAGAAAAGAGGCGCGTTTGTTTCCTTTGCCTAAAAACTAGGTTCGGATTGTTAGGGCCGTGGGGGCAACGTTGTCGTTTGTGCGAAAGGACTGTGTGCGTGAAATGTTATTCCAAG ATGCGCATTCCAACAGAGCACTTCGCCCATGTCCCGGTAGTTTTACTGTCTCCTGGTCTTCTTCTTTCACCGTCATCCTCGGAACCAGATACAAGCAAAAGTTCTTGGCTAAGAGCAGGTGGGGCAGCTGGATCTGCACCCGCGTCGCCAGCCTCTAGACGCAAGGATTCATCATTGAAAAGCGTAACACCTTCATCCACGCCTACTACGACACCCGTTTTGATACTTACACCGACTTCCACGCCACCTTCTCATGCCCGTCGTGAAACAGAGAATCAAGAGAAAAG AAGTTACAAAGGCAGTGGTAGTCCAGCCAATGTGCCATCACCGAAGGCATTTTCCAGTTTCACCAGTCATCTCCCGGAACAACGATTGGCCGCAGAACGACTGCGAGGCGTCTCCATGGTAGTCTGCCATGACTGTCGTATTATGGTGATACAGATAATTAAAAGTTCAAGAACGACACGGGCTACTATACGCAACAATGTAATTTCGCGACTTACTTTGAATCTTTCGCCAGCCTACGTTTGA
- the Spir gene encoding spire type actin nucleation factor isoform X2, with protein MAPFCVCSMIEMTTHKGISTSCEDGLDVSDEEKRATRNKARETTMQRPKCKLDANGRLNLKDILLSFNGPVSQEQAWALCYQTAKSLSHFPENGLHELSDLSQIVLHKDGDVWLGELIDSEKPCVSEKKAMFSLGMMIFKALDFGLDEQEERPLSPDLEALITLMTSTDQKIEGEMEERPQETDDEGIERDSSDADVDEFVSQKNNDTYEERSSMYSLKYVMQLCTRHMQAPVESAEAHYKAVIRAFVAEALELSQFLDTVAADKLQASQREAANSDNNKQTSLSVQNLDTLDFIDWARFWVQVIQELRKGVKLKKVEANLGSKTNIRGRGKGAEFELTPYEILMDDIRERRYNLRKTPSPTPHLRKDAHAVILEFIRSRPPLKKASDRQLPPLQKEWTLRELLMESIKKPPNLRSSRNRYVPKNERTSPLNDHTASSGDVKDNDSSAVPKPPRRDLDGSSTTTGRRKVIPVDFDLKLDAEDEDDDDDYNDEFAVTRFEEEDEASNYWQLKEDYSFVDRSSARSRHKDQRDDDESDSANPWRKTGGLRLTRNEYHRFCDTQLESYDLATQCPSRRASARKHAAKRSIALTALTGTTSLPHSRPQSRQHAGTTESTLSQGPSPNISVNPSPSLSPQPRARQPRRSQTIAEGAKDAEDQNEDWQDDKGQKPTLGDMFLDERLSLTLEEIVHIRSVLTKAELESLPVEGRVKEDVEKRRVCFLCLKTRFGLLGPWGQRCRLCERTVCVKCYSKMRIPTEHFAHVPVVLLSPGLLLSPSSSEPDTSKSSWLRAGGAAGSAPASPASRRKDSSLKSVTPSSTPTTTPVLILTPTSTPPSHARRETENQEKRSYKGSGSPANVPSPKAFSSFTSHLPEQRLAAERLRGVSMVVCHDCRIMVIQIIKSSRTTRATIRNNVISRLTLNLSPAYV; from the exons ATGGCTCCCTTTTGTGTTTGTTCTATGAT AGAAATGACCACGCATAAAGGAATCTCGACGTCGTGCGAGGACGGCCTCGATGTTTCCGACGAGGAGAAGAGAGCGACAAGGAATAAAGCAAGGGAAACGACGATGCAAAGGCCGAAGTGCAAACTAGACGCGAACGGCCGGCTAAATCTGAAGGACATCCTTCTGTCTTTCAATGGACCGGTCAGCCAGGAGCAAGCATGGGCTCTCTGTTATCAAACGGCCAAGAGTTTGTCACACTTCCCAGAGAACGGTCTTCACGAGTTATCGGACTTATCGCAGATCGTCCTTCACAAGGATGGCGATGTTTGGCTTGGCGAACTAATCG ATTCGGAAAAACCCTGTGTGTCTGAGAAAAAG GCAATGTTCTCGTTAGGCATGATGATATTCAAAGCGCTTGATTTCGGCCTAGACGAGCAAGAAGAAAGGCCTTTGTCGCCAGACCTAGAAGCTCTTATAACGTTAATGACTAGTACAGATCAaa AAATCGAAGGAGAAATGGAAGAACGACCACAGGAAACGGACGATGAAGGTATCGAACGAGACTCGAGTGACGCCGACGTAGACGAGTTTGTCTCACAAAAGAATAACGATACGTATGAAGAAAGGTCGTCTATGTATTCCTTAAAATATGTAATGCAA ttGTGCACCAGGCATATGCAAGCCCCAGTCGAATCTGCGGAAGCTCACTATAAGGCAGTAATACGGGCATTCGTAGCAGAGGCACTGGAATTGTCCCAGTTTTTAGATACAGTCGCGGCCGACAAATTGCAGGCTAGTCAAAGAGAGGCTGCCAACAGCGATAACAATAAGCAAACCTCGTTGTCTGTTCAGAACCTCGACACGTTAGATTTCATTGATTGG GCAAGATTTTGGGTACAAGTTATCCAAGAGTTGCGGAAAGGCGTGAAACTGAAAAAAGTAGAAGCAAATTTGGGTTCAAAGACTAACATACGTGGACGCGGAAAGGGGGCTGAATTTGAATTAACACCGTACGAAATTCTGATGGATGACATTCGAGAAAGAAGGTATAATCTGAGAAAGACACCGTCGCCTACACCACACTTGCGGAAAGACGCGCATGCAGTTATCCTTGAATTTATTCGGAGCAGACCTCCCTTAAAAAAG GCTTCCGACAGACAACTACCACCGCTGCAGAAAGAATGGACACTTCGAGAATTACTCATGGAAAGTATAAAAAAACCACCGAATTTAAGATCATCGCGGAATAGATACGTTCCTAAAAACGAAAGAACATCCCCTCTGAATG ATCATACCGCAAGTAGTGGCGATGTCAAGGATAATGACTCGTCTGCAGTACCGAAACCTCCTCGGCGAGATTTGGACGGCTCCAGTACGACGACAGGCAGAAGAAAAGTAATACCTGTCGATTTTGATTTAAAG CTCGACGCAGaagacgaagacgacgacgacgattacAACGATGAATTTGCAGTAACAAGATTCGAAGAAGAGGACGAAGCATCAAATTATTGGCAATTGAAAGAAGATTACTCGTTTGTGGACAGAAGTAGTGCTCGTAGCAGGCATAAAGATCAAAGGGACGACGATGAATCTGATTCTGCGAATCCTTGGCGAAAAACCGGGGGATTGCGTTTAACGAGAAACGAGTATCATCGCTTCTGCGATACGCAACTTGAAT CTTACGATCTCGCAACGCAGTGTCCGTCTAGAAGAGCATCCGCTCGAAAACACGCTGCAAAGCGTAGTATAGCACTTACAGCGTTGACTGGTACCACTTCTCTTCCTCATTCGAGGCCGCAAAGTCGTCAGCATGCGGGTACGACGGAATCGACGTTGAGCCAGGGACCGAGTCCAAATATCAGTGTAAATCCTAGTCCAAGTCTAAGTCCTCAACCGAGAGCAAGACAACCACGGCGATCGCAAACTATAGCCGAAGGCGCAAAGGATGCCGAAGATCAAAATGAGGATTGGCAAGATGATAAAGGACAG AAGCCTACGTTAGGTGACATGTTCCTAGATGAAAGACTTTCTCTAACTCTCGAGGAGATCGTGCATATTCGTAGTGTATTAACTAAAGCCGAGCTGGAATCTCTGCCCGTAGAAGGACGCGTAAAAGAGGACGTAGAAAAGAGGCGCGTTTGTTTCCTTTGCCTAAAAACTAGGTTCGGATTGTTAGGGCCGTGGGGGCAACGTTGTCGTTTGTGCGAAAGGACTGTGTGCGTGAAATGTTATTCCAAG ATGCGCATTCCAACAGAGCACTTCGCCCATGTCCCGGTAGTTTTACTGTCTCCTGGTCTTCTTCTTTCACCGTCATCCTCGGAACCAGATACAAGCAAAAGTTCTTGGCTAAGAGCAGGTGGGGCAGCTGGATCTGCACCCGCGTCGCCAGCCTCTAGACGCAAGGATTCATCATTGAAAAGCGTAACACCTTCATCCACGCCTACTACGACACCCGTTTTGATACTTACACCGACTTCCACGCCACCTTCTCATGCCCGTCGTGAAACAGAGAATCAAGAGAAAAG AAGTTACAAAGGCAGTGGTAGTCCAGCCAATGTGCCATCACCGAAGGCATTTTCCAGTTTCACCAGTCATCTCCCGGAACAACGATTGGCCGCAGAACGACTGCGAGGCGTCTCCATGGTAGTCTGCCATGACTGTCGTATTATGGTGATACAGATAATTAAAAGTTCAAGAACGACACGGGCTACTATACGCAACAATGTAATTTCGCGACTTACTTTGAATCTTTCGCCAGCCTACGTTTGA